The following proteins are co-located in the Tripterygium wilfordii isolate XIE 37 chromosome 2, ASM1340144v1, whole genome shotgun sequence genome:
- the LOC120013202 gene encoding reticulon-like protein B11, whose product MGESNANRRISVYQALGGGSVADVLLWKRWGRALLTLGSATTLWFLFERAGYNLLSFVANVLLLLVVILFVWGKSATLLNRPLPPIPNLEISEDTVAKASAVTRVYINYGLSIAHDIAIERNLKIFLQVAICLWLGSYIGSLCNFLTLVYIGVLISFSLPVLYDKYQDWIDEKLCIVQRYIQAQYRKIDDTILKKLPLPSNKEKKTQ is encoded by the exons ATGGGAGAGTCAAATGCTAATCGTCGAATTTCCGTTTATCAAGCTCTCGGTGGTGGTTCAG TTGCTGATGTGCTGTTGTGGAAGAGATGGGGTCGAGCGTTGTTGACTCTTGGCTCTGCAACAACTCTTTGGTTCCTCTTCGAGCGAGCTGGTTACAATCTCTTGTCTTTTGTGGCCAATGTTCTGTTACTGCTTGTTGTAATACTCTTCGTCTGGGGTAAATCCGCTACATTACTCAACAG ACCCTTGCCGCCCATTCCTAACCTGGAGATTTCTGAAGATACTGTTGCCAAGGCTTCTGCCGTGACCCGAGTATATATCAATTATGGATTGTCAATCGCACATGATATTGCAATCgaaagaaatttgaaaattttcctcCAG GTTGCCATATGTTTATGGTTGGGATCTTATATTGGTAGTCTATGCAACTTCCTCACTCTGGTCTACATTG GGGTTCTTATTTCCTTTTCACTACCGGTGTTGTATGACAAGTACCAGGACTGGATTGATGAAAAGCTTTGCATCGTACAGAGATACATTCAAGCACAGTACAGGAAAATTGATGATACAATACTAAAGAAGCTTCCATTGCCATCAAACAAGGAAAAGAAGACTCAGTAG
- the LOC120013193 gene encoding protein TIC 21, chloroplastic-like yields MMQPLLLPGTNTGTRPLPHVALASSVLLRRQLSCNSTSNLALSPLDSLSLLKTGQSMSFTTFPGDVFHIRGSKPLSSTKIASAPISPTSTAPNDDAEKAKLAQVSKRLENSSRYFKRLGNLGFWGQLVCTVVSAVILSFSVVVTGKISSPATFYATAGGIAAAFISVFWSFGYIRLSDKLWRTANGPSKAPPRADVLKSLKNGIILNLLGMGAAILGMQATVGTLVAKALTSSATPNYQGISPGYNPVLALDVFLVQASANTILSHFLGLVFSLELLRSVTLPPGESIPVPRVS; encoded by the exons ATGATGCAACCGCTGCTGCTGCCGGGGACTAACACCGGCACAAGACCGCTGCCGCACGTCGCGTTGGCTTCCTCAGTCCTTCTTCGGCGGCAACTATCCTGTAATTCCACTTCTAATCTCGCTCTCTCCCCCTTGGATTCACTCTCTTTACTCAAAACAGGCCAATCAATGTCATTTACTACATTTCCTGGCGATGTTTTTCACATTAGAGGATCAAAGCCACTCTCCTCTACTAAAATCGCTTCCGCGCCAATTTCACCTACTTCCACCGCCCCTAATGATGACGCAGAGAAAGCGAAGCTTGCTCAG GTATCTAAGAGACTGGAGAACAGTTCAAGGTATTTCAAGCGGCTAGGTAATTTAGGATTTTGGGGGCAGCTAGTGTGTACTGTAGTGTCTGCTGTCATTCTTTCATTCTCAGTTGTTGTCACTGGGAAGATCTCATCTCCTGCTACATTTTATGCTACTGCTGGTGGAATCGCAGCTGCATTTATATCTGTGTTTTGGTCGTTTGGGTATATTCGGCTCTCAGATAAGCTGTGGAGAACTGCTAATGGGCCTTCCAAG GCTCCTCCTCGTGCTGATGTTTTGAAAAGCTTGAAAAATGGTATCATATTGAATCTTTTGGGAATGGGGGCTGCAATTCTTGGCATGCAAGCCACGGTTGGAACATTGGTTGCAAAGGCTCTCACTTCCTCAGCAACTCCGAACTATCAGGGAATCTCTCCTGGGTACAACCCGGTTCTCGCATTGGATGTATTCTTGGTGCAG GCATCTGCAAATACCATCCTCTCTCATTTCCTCGGGCTTGTTTTTTCGTTGGAGTTGCTGCGTTCAGTAACATTGCCCCCTGGAGAAAGCATTCCAGTTCCCCGCGTATCATGA
- the LOC120013184 gene encoding receptor protein kinase-like protein At4g34220, whose amino-acid sequence MRVDRIAINFCPFLLLLFLLVPSLALNTDGVLLLSFKYSILGDPLSVLQSWNYDDKTPCSWNGVTCTEMGNPGSPDMFRVTSLVLPDSQLLGSIPINLGYIEHLQNLDLSNNSLNGSLPNSIFNNTELKVLSLSGNNISGELPEYIGTSRSLQVLNLSYNAMAGKIPENLTNLQNLTVVSLKNNQFTGTVPSGFSFVEVLDLSSNLLNGPLNLNFKGESLRYLNLSNNMITGSISNEFAKGIPENATIDLSFNNLTGAIPEYVSLLNQKTESFTGNVELCGKPLKNLCSVPSTLSTPPNVTTTSPAIAVIPRTFDSNPSSDSLGTPNSTQNQAQISLKPATIVGIVMADLAGLAVLALVILYVYQLKKRKHSQQNHDNPLKAEKLTDIVVVAKSDSRKSKACSCLNGEETSESATSDSDHDEPNRVVVDLHQNETEHKGGTLVTVDGETNLEVETLLKASAYILGASGVSILYKAVLEDGTAFAVRRIGENRLERLKDFEHQVRSIAKLRHPNLVRVRGFYWGDDEKLVIYDYVSNGSLATTSSRKVGSSPYHLPLEVRFRIARGVARGLAYIHEKKHVHGNIKPNNILFNSGMEPMIADFGLDRLVSANSSFKASNSARNLGGQDNACSPGSSMSSNTSPYQSPESLKNLKPNPKWDVYSFGMILLELLTGRVLSDRELEHHWSVMEEGKNRVLRMADVAIRDDVERSEEAMLACFRLGFSCVSFLAQKRPTMKEAFHILEKISPSTRSSG is encoded by the exons ATGAGGGTCGACAGGATTGCTATCAATTTctgtccttttcttcttcttctttttcttctagtTCCTTCATTAGCTCTCAACACTGATGGGGTGCTTTTGCTTTCTTTCAAATATTCCATACTTGGAGACCCGTTGTCAGTTTTACAGAGCTGGAACTACGACGATAAGACGCCATGCTCGTGGAATGGAGTGACCTGTACTGAAATGGGGAACCCAGGCTCACCAGACATGTTCAGAGTCACTAGCTTGGTTCTTCCAGACAGTCAGCTTCTGGGTTCAATCCCAATCAATTTGGGTTACATCGAACACCTTCAAAATCTTGACCTCTCAAACAATTCCTTAAATGGGTCCTTGCCTAATTCCATTTTCAACAATACTGAGCTTAAAGTGCTCTCTCTCTCAGGCAACAATATCTCTGGTGAGCTACCTGAGTATATCGGTACTTCGAGGAGTCTACAGGTTCTGAATCTCTCTTATAATGCCATGGCCGGTAAGATACCTGAAAACTTGACTAATTTGCAGAATCTCACAGTAGTTTCATTGAAAAATAATCAATTTACTGGTACTGTACCAAGTGGGTTTAGCTTTGTTGAAGTGCTGGATTTGTCTTCAAATCTACTAAATGGGCCTTTGAATCTAAACTTCAAAGGGGAGAGCTTGCGCTACTTAAATCTCTCTAACAATATGATTACAGGCTCAATATCGAATGAATTTGCGAAAGGTATTCCAGAGAATGCTACAATTGATCTGTCATTTAACAATCTGACTGGAGCAATTCCAGAGTATGTGTCTCTGCTTAACCAGAAAACAGAGTCTTTCACTGGAAATGTAGAGCTTTGTGGGAAACCATTGAAGAACCTCTGTTCAGTTCCTTCAACTCTCTCAACTCCACCCAATGTGACCACAACATCTCCAGCCATAGCAGTCATACCCAGAACATTTGACTCAAACCCCAGTTCAGATTCtctaggaacaccaaatagtACCCAAAATCAAGCCCAGATTTCGCTAAAACCAGCCACGATAGTTGGAATTGTCATGGCAGATTTGGCTGGTTTGGCCGTCCTCGCATTGGTAATTCTGTACGTTTATCAATTGAAGAAGCGAAAACATTCCCAACAGAACCACGACAACCCGCTCAAGGCAGAGAAGTTAACAGATATTGTGGTGGTTGCAAAGTCAGATTCAAGAAAATCGAAAGCATGTTCATGCCTAAACGGAGAAGAAACATCAGAATCAGCCACCTCCGACAGTGACCACGACGAGCCAAACAGAGTTGTAGTCGATCTCCACCAAAACGAAACAGAGCACAAAGGAGGAACCCTTGTGACAGTAGACGGCGAGACAAATCTTGAAGTGGAGACATTGTTGAAGGCATCGGCATATATTTTGGGTGCAAGCGGAGTGAGCATATTGTACAAGGCCGTGCTTGAAGATGGGACTGCGTTTGCTGTGAGAAGGATTGGAGAGAATAGGTTGGAGAGACTCAAGGATTTCGAGCATCAAGTGAGATCAATTGCTAAGCTGCGACACCCGAACTTGGTTAGGGTTCGTGGGTTTTACTGGGGAGACGATGAGAAGCTCGTTATCTACGACTACGTCTCCAATGGCAGCCTGGCCACCACCAGTTCCA GAAAAGTGGGTTCTTCACCATATCATCTACCTCTTGAAGTCCGATTCAGAATAGCAAGAGGAGTGGCTCGAGGATTAGCCTACATTCACGAGAAGAAACACGTCCATGgcaatatcaaaccaaacaacaTCCTCTTCAACTCCGGCATGGAGCCAATGATCGCTGATTTTGGGCTCGACCGCCTTGTCTCGGCCAACTCTAGCTTTAAAGCAAGCAACTCAGCCAGGAATTTGGGTGGCCAAGACAATGCCTGCAGCCCTGGCTCGTCTATGTCCAGTAATACGTCACCTTATCAATCGCCCGAGTCGCTGAAGAACCTGAAGCCAAACCCCAAGTGGGATGTCTACTCGTTTGGGATGATTTTGCTTGAACTTCTGACGGGGAGAGTGTTGTCTGACCGTGAGTTGGAACATCACTGGTCGGTGATGGAGGAGGGTAAGAACAGGGTTTTGAGGATGGCTGACGTGGCAATAAGGGATGACGTGGAGAGAAGTGAGGAGGCCATGCTGGCATgttttaggttagggtttagctGTGTCTCTTTTCTTGCTCAAAAGCGACCCACCATGAAAGAAGCCTTCCATATCTTGGAGAAGATCAGTCCTAGCACTCGTTCTTCAGGCTaa